GATTAACCCATCCCATAGTAATCCCATCTCTAAATTCTTCTTCAGATTCAATATTTCCATTCGGATGGTATCCCAAAACTGCATATCCTGTAAATAGCTGTCCATTATAAGCTAATAATTCTTCGGCTGTATGATTCGCTTCTACTAAGTCATCAAAATTTACTCTTATTTTTTGTGGTTGTTTTAAAGGCATTTTTTTTAGTTTAATAAAATCATTTTAATATCTCTAGTAATTAAACAACAATCATAATATCGTGGGAGAACCTGTGATTTTCTAAATTTTATAGTATATCCTAGAATACTTTCAAAAATTCGATCATCCACATTAAGTTCTTTTCCTTCTAAATCCCACAATAAACGATTTAATGACCGTACTTCACCATGCAAGCCAAGAAAACCTTCTGCTCTTTCTAAAAGTAATAAATCTGTTTTTGCTTGCTTCAAATTTAAAATTTCTAAATGAAATTCTACTCTTTCCAATATTAATGGATGCATTGATTTGCCATCTGCTTCAAAATGATCAAAAATTTCCTTAATATTATCTTTATTTTCATGACTGGCCACACGAAAGGATTCGTGCGGCAGCTCGGGGATATTCTAAAAGTATATCATTTGCAGAATTTAATAAAGTTTAGGTTAATAATCCACTACCATTAACTACGAAATTTCTCCAAACCTTTACAATTTCTCTAAGATCTGCTGTAGGCAGAATATCACCAGGAGCAATATTTGGGTTTGCATCATATTTATTTACATCATGATACAATTTAGTTTCAGAATAACCTATTTTTAACATTTGTAATCCTTGCGTATAAAATAAAACATCTTCTGATTGTGGAGGATTATCAAGGACAGCGTTAATCATTCTTATTAAACTATCACAACTAGTTATTGTTCTAAATTCAAAAAAGATAGCATCTAGAGATGGACTAGTCGAAGACATTAGTTTAAAATTCTTCTCATGAATTTTTCTAACTCCAAAACTTATTTTATAATCTGTTATAATACTCATTTTAATTATTTAACTCAAGTTTCCTATGTATTACCGGTGTTTGATTTGGTTTGATTTTTTTGTGTTTGGAGTGATATTCTAAAAATAAGTTCTGCAAAATAATTAATGTTGTATTTTATGAAGATAAGCATCAGGTTGTAAGTCTTTTATCTTTTCTCTATTTTCTTTCATCTACTTATATCACTTGCAGAATTTAATAAAGCTTAGGTTAATAATCCACTATCATTAACTACGAAATTTCTCCAAGCTTTTACTATTTCTTTAAACTCTGCTGTAGGCAGAATATCACCAGGAGCAATATTTGGGTTTGCATCATATTTATTTTCATCATGATACAATTTAGTCTCAGAATAACCTATTCTTATCATTTGCAATCCTTGTGTAGGAATGAAAAAATCTTCTGATTGTGGAGAGTTATCAAGTCTAAGATCAATTGCACTTAATAAATCATCACAACTAGTAATACTTCTAAATTCAAAAAGAATAGCATTCAAAGATGGTCTAGTTGAAGATATAAATTTAAAATTCGTGTTATGAATTTTTCTAACTCCAAAACTTATTTTATAATCTGTTATAATACTCATTTTAATTATTTAACTCAAGTTTCCTATGTATTACCGATGTTTGATTTGGTTTGATTTTTTTGTGTTTGGAGTGATATTCTAAAAGTAAGTTCTGCAAAATAATTAATGTTGTATTTTATGAAGATAAGCATCAGGTTGTAAGTCTTATATCTTTTCTCTATTTTCTTTCATCTACTTATATCACTTGCAGAATTTAAAAAAACTTAGGTTAATAATCCACTATCATTAACTACGAAATTTCTCCAAGCTTTTACTATTTCTTTAAAATCTGCTGTAGGCAAACTATAGTCAGGTGTAATATTTGGATTTAGATCATATGCTTCCATATCATGGTATATCTTAGTTAAAGTATAAGAAATTGTTATAATTTGCAAACTTTGTGTAGGATAAATTATTTCTCCTTGTTGAGATATACCTAATCTACGGTTAATGGCTTCTAATAAATTATCACAATCAATAGCATTTCTGAAATTAACAATAATTGAATCTAAAGAGTAACTTATAGAACGCATGAATTTAAGATTAGAATCATGAATTTTTTTTATTCCAAAGGTTACCTTATAATCTGTTATAATACTCATTTTAATTATTTAACTCAAGTTTCCTATGTATTACCAGTGTTTAATTTGGCAAGTAATTTTTTTGTGTTTGGGGGAATGATTGTAAAGATTAACCAATCCCCTTCTATCCTTTAAAATTATGTTGGAAGTATTGGATTGAACGAATGGAAAAAATGATGCTGATTCCATGGAAATTTAGCCATAATCTCAGAATTTGCTATAAATTCATTTAGTGTATAATCATCATCATAATAAAATATTTCATCTATGGTATCGTCATCATTATACCAGAACTTTATATTCGGAATATTTTGATTACCAAACTCATATGCAAAAATGCTCGGATCTCCAAAAAACCGTTTTCTCTTATTAGTATATAATCCAGTAGCATGATCTAAATGACAATTCGCTATTTCCCTATTTCTATTATCAAAAACTGAAATACCTTGGTCTTGCAAGATTCCTTTACGATATGTCATATAATCCCATTTCACATCTCCATTGTTATTTGCTTGCTTATGATGATAAAAAATCCAGAATCTTCCCTTAGAGCCTATTCCTATATGATTATTAATAACATCATTTAAATTATCTGTTGGCGAAATAAAAACCTCACCTCCATACTGTTCAACCATTTGGGTTTTAGGATTTTTAAAAAATTTATCTATTTTTAACACTTTATTTGTTGCGTCATCAAGAGTTAGGTGATTAAATTCAGGTAGCATTTCTAATTGTTGAAAATTTACTTCCTGATTATTCTCGTTTGTGTATTTTACACCCATTTTACCATTTAATTTATTTTTGAAGAGTCTAAATATGGCTTAAAATCATATTTAACACCTTCTTTTACAATATCAAAGTTATTTTTTTTAAATCAAAGGCTATTTCCTCGTTGCCGCATCAATCCTTTCGTATGACTTTTTCTTTTAAGTCCAAATTTTCTCAGAATGTATTATTTTTATCTTTATAAAAATATAGTTTTTAAAATTGAAATAACTATACTAACAAATTAAATTTATTAACAGACTCATTATACATCTCTTGAGTTAACATCTTCATTGATTTAATTAGATTTCCGGTTTGATCATATTCATTTAATAATATTGAATTTCTAGAATCCCAAACACAAAGCTTTTCACTCATTAAATTTCCATTTGGATAATATTCATTGATCCAACCCATTACCTCTCCATCTCTATACTCTTTTTCATATGATACATTTCGATCTGCAAAATAATCTAATACAGCATATCCTGTAAATAGTTGTCCGTTATAACCTAAAATCTCTTGTGATGTATTCGATACATATTCTAAACTATCAAAATTTACTCTTATTTTTTGTGGTTGTTTTAGTACCATTTTTTTAATTTAATCGTATTGTTTTAATATCTCCTGTAACAGAGCAACAAGTATAACATCTTTGAAATACTTAATCTTTTCCAAATTTTCTTACATATCCTAAAATATCCTTTAGTAAATCATCAACTATTATAGGTCTATTTCCTTTTAAATAATGTAATAGCCTATTAAATAATCTTAATTTCAGCATGCACAGGTATTTCTCCAGTTCTTTGCAGTATATTACAAGATGCTTTTATTGATTCAAATGTATATATTTCTAAATGAAATTCTCTCGTTGCCGCACGAGTCCTTTCGTATGGCTTTTTTAATTACAACTCATCAATATTAAAAACAAATTCCAAAAAAAACAAAACACGACACCGTTTGTCGCATTTACCACATATATTTGTGTTAGAAAACTTTACAAATGAAAAAAGATTTTTACCTTACAAGATATGCCCTGATCATTAAGAAATTAGAGAGCTCCGGTGACATATTCACAGATGGAAGATTATAATTTCGTCTAAGCAAATGTATCTAATTTTAAAGATGAAAAAGAGTTTAAAAACCCTCACTATGAAAGACAAACTTACAGTCCTAAACTGGCTGTGTATGATACTCTTCCTTAGTATACTGATGTCTTCATGTCAGAAAACAAAATATCAATGGGAGGCGGGTATTTCGGCTCCCAAATATTATCCTGCAGGAAATATAAGAGTTAATTTCGATAATGCAAGCAATGGAAGCACTTTCAGTATTGATCCAGGTTGGGGGCAAACTTATGGTGCGGTAGTTGGAGAGAAATGGAAAAGTGTACCGAAAGAAGTTTTTATACATTACAGCAGTGGTGCAGAAAATTACACTTACGAAGGAAAGGTATTACTCCCACAAGAAAAGATAAGGGATTTATTTAATAAATACAGTCTTGATGACAAAGATAATTTAGGACATTTAGTGATAGGTATGGCACCTGGAGGCTGGATAAGAGTTTGGTTTCAAACGATAGATCATAAAACGGATAATTTGGTAAACATAGAAGTGGCTAAGGCCAAGTTAAGGGGATCCTATGATAATACAGCTGATGAAAGATATAAAGTAAAAAATTTCGAAAACTGGGGTAAGTATTACACTTACTGGCAGCATCATGGTATTCCTTATGAAGCATGGGCAAATAATGAAAAGGAATACAATATGTACTTTGATTTTAATAATCCCAATAAAAGAAAAGTAGAATTTAGTTATACTTCACAGGATGGAACATTTGAGCAAGGGATAGGAATATGGAAAAAATTCCGTAGAAAACTACCTTGCGAATTTGAATTGGGTTGGCGTGATAAAGCAAAAGAAACTTTCTATTGTTCCAAATTTACTATGCCAAAAAGTTTTAAAAGTTTTGTAGAAAAAAAGGAGTTAAATACAATTGTTTTTAAGTTAGAAATTGATGATAATGATCAAGATGCAACACTTTATTTAGTTACAAATAATACAAAAGAAAGAATACTAAAATTTAAGAATAAACAACCAACAGAAGAGGAGAAAAAAAATAATGAATATACCTATACAACAGAAGTAGAATATTTTATACCTTAACATTTGAAAAAAAGAATGCAAAAATCCGTCTTATAAAAGATAATACTATACTTCTGCTTACTAGTTTTTTACTCCTTTGCTTATAAGAGAAACTTTAGTTCACGAAGTGCTCATACTTTAGGTTTCCTTCATTTATTCCCTTACACTGCCGCACGATTCTATCGTGTGGCTTTTTTAATTTCAGCCAACCCCATTAAAAAAAATTCTAAAAACTTTTCAAAGAAAAAAAACAAAACACGACACCGTTTGTCGCATTTACCACATATATTTGTGTTAGAAAACTTTACAAATGAAAAAAGATTTTTACCTCACAAGATATGCCCTAATCATTAAGAAATTAGAGAGCGCTCCGGTTACCTATTCGCAGATGGAGGACTACCTTCTCAACTCTTTCGAATTTCAGGATGCGGGAATCAAGAGCTACTCTATTCGTACTTTACAAAGGGATATTCGGGAGATTTCAAATCTTTTTAATCTTTCTATTCACAACAAAAAGAAAGGTGACAATCGGTATTATATTGAAAGTCGCCCAATGATGGAGGTAGATGAGTACAACCAAAAATTACTCGAATCATTTCAGGTAAGCAACGCCCTAAACAACCATCCCGATTTTGCTAATTTCATCTTTTTTGAAAGCAGAAAACCTACCGGAGTCGAACATTTTTATGACCTTTTCTTTGCCATTAGAAACAAAAGAATTGTTTTGTTTGAACATTACAATTATAAAAATAAACTGATGACTTCCCGAAAAGTTCATCCTTTGGCATTAAAAGAATCTAAAGACCGATGGTATCTCATTGCGATTGATACCAAAGACAAAGCGTTGAAATCTTTCGGTTTAGACCGAATCAATTATTTGGATATTACTCCGCAAAAATTTAGAGAAAAATATAAATATAACTTTAGAGAGCATTTCAAAAATGCTTTCGGAGTAATGAATTTAACCGAACAACATCCTCAAAAAATAGTCCTGAAATGCAGCCGTCACCAGGGAGAGTACATTCGAAGTTTTGCACTTCATCAGTCTCAAAAAGAAATTAAAGAAACCCCGACAGATATTTATTTTGAGTTTTTCCTCCACCCTACTTATGATTTTATGCAAGAAATTTTATCGTATGGAAAAGAGGTGAAAGTATTAGAACCTATAAGTCTAGTTGAAGACATTAAAAAACATTTACAAGAATCATTAAACAGTTATCTGAAAGACTAGAATTTCACATCTTTTTGATTACATTTACATAAATAATCATGTATTGAAAGCTTTATCTCTTCTTTTTATACTCATCTCAACATTTTGCTTTTCTCAACAAACTGAGGAGTTTAAAATGGTGAAAAATTACTATAATCAGCACAGAACAATGCTGAATACAGAGTTTAAGAAAAAATTTGATACCGAAAAAAATCCGTTACATAAAGCTGCTGTG
The sequence above is a segment of the Chryseobacterium turcicum genome. Coding sequences within it:
- a CDS encoding toxin-antitoxin system YwqK family antitoxin, which encodes MVLKQPQKIRVNFDSLEYVSNTSQEILGYNGQLFTGYAVLDYFADRNVSYEKEYRDGEVMGWINEYYPNGNLMSEKLCVWDSRNSILLNEYDQTGNLIKSMKMLTQEMYNESVNKFNLLV
- a CDS encoding DUF2931 family protein, which codes for MKDKLTVLNWLCMILFLSILMSSCQKTKYQWEAGISAPKYYPAGNIRVNFDNASNGSTFSIDPGWGQTYGAVVGEKWKSVPKEVFIHYSSGAENYTYEGKVLLPQEKIRDLFNKYSLDDKDNLGHLVIGMAPGGWIRVWFQTIDHKTDNLVNIEVAKAKLRGSYDNTADERYKVKNFENWGKYYTYWQHHGIPYEAWANNEKEYNMYFDFNNPNKRKVEFSYTSQDGTFEQGIGIWKKFRRKLPCEFELGWRDKAKETFYCSKFTMPKSFKSFVEKKELNTIVFKLEIDDNDQDATLYLVTNNTKERILKFKNKQPTEEEKKNNEYTYTTEVEYFIP
- a CDS encoding toxin-antitoxin system YwqK family antitoxin, translating into MPLKQPQKIRVNFDDLVEANHTAEELLAYNGQLFTGYAVLGYHPNGNIESEEEFRDGITMGWVNQYYSNGNIKRETLCFTSNQNSIAFNKYDVNGNKTDSYILISQENYNKIIKKYHLLD
- a CDS encoding helix-turn-helix transcriptional regulator, with the translated sequence MKKDFYLTRYALIIKKLESAPVTYSQMEDYLLNSFEFQDAGIKSYSIRTLQRDIREISNLFNLSIHNKKKGDNRYYIESRPMMEVDEYNQKLLESFQVSNALNNHPDFANFIFFESRKPTGVEHFYDLFFAIRNKRIVLFEHYNYKNKLMTSRKVHPLALKESKDRWYLIAIDTKDKALKSFGLDRINYLDITPQKFREKYKYNFREHFKNAFGVMNLTEQHPQKIVLKCSRHQGEYIRSFALHQSQKEIKETPTDIYFEFFLHPTYDFMQEILSYGKEVKVLEPISLVEDIKKHLQESLNSYLKD